In the genome of Rhizobium etli 8C-3, one region contains:
- a CDS encoding flagellar motor protein MotA has protein sequence MENVNAAEFGSTEKPSSNYVYKLSSPMPFLWTMLLFLVIVGFIASILFRQTQTAFMHNPGLNGLIVGVLAVGIILVFSHVLALRPEVRWFNSFRAAGSADKVNRNPRLLAPMRALIGNRKSTATLSTTALRSILDSIATRLDESRDTSRYLIGLLVFLGLLGTFWGLIGTIGSISGVIQSLDAGSNGTGDVLTTLKEGLSLPLSGMGQAFSSSLLGLSGSLILGFLDLQAGRAQNRFYTELENWLSSVTDVGSDIAVPALDPGTSSEDLRAMSDYLKKVAEEGGAGSQRSVAAMASLAEGIQGLVKNMRNEQQMLRDWIEAQQDEAKAMRRTLDRLAERIGAQEKQSGLDRSHRASQTEKSEGK, from the coding sequence ATGGAAAATGTGAATGCGGCGGAATTCGGCTCGACCGAAAAACCGAGCAGCAACTATGTCTATAAACTTTCCAGCCCGATGCCGTTCCTCTGGACGATGCTCCTGTTCCTGGTCATCGTCGGCTTCATCGCTTCCATCCTTTTCCGGCAGACGCAGACAGCGTTCATGCACAATCCGGGGCTCAACGGCCTCATCGTCGGCGTGCTTGCGGTCGGCATCATCCTGGTCTTCAGCCATGTGCTGGCGCTTCGTCCGGAAGTGCGCTGGTTCAATTCCTTCCGCGCAGCCGGCAGTGCAGACAAGGTAAACCGCAATCCGAGACTGCTTGCACCGATGCGGGCGCTGATCGGTAACCGTAAGTCAACGGCGACGCTTTCGACGACGGCGCTGCGCTCCATTCTGGATTCGATTGCGACCCGCCTCGATGAATCGCGTGATACGTCGCGCTATCTCATCGGCCTTCTCGTCTTCCTCGGTCTTCTCGGTACCTTCTGGGGTCTCATCGGCACGATCGGCTCGATCAGCGGTGTCATCCAGTCGCTGGATGCGGGCTCGAACGGCACCGGCGACGTGCTGACCACGCTCAAGGAAGGTCTGTCCTTGCCGCTGTCGGGTATGGGTCAGGCCTTCTCGTCGTCGCTGCTTGGCCTTTCCGGTTCGCTCATTCTCGGCTTCCTCGATCTTCAGGCCGGCCGGGCGCAGAACCGCTTCTACACCGAACTCGAAAACTGGCTTTCCTCGGTGACCGATGTCGGGTCGGATATTGCCGTTCCGGCGCTCGACCCGGGTACGTCTTCGGAGGACCTTCGCGCGATGTCGGACTATCTGAAGAAGGTTGCCGAAGAAGGCGGAGCAGGCAGCCAGCGCTCGGTTGCCGCCATGGCAAGTCTTGCCGAAGGCATTCAGGGGCTCGTCAAGAACATGCGCAACGAGCAGCAGATGCTGCGCGACTGGATCGAAGCGCAGCAGGACGAGGCAAAGGCCATGCGCCGCACGCTCGATCGGCTGGCCGAACGCATCGGCGCGCAGGAAAAGCAAAGTGGCCTCGACAGAAGCCACCGCGCCAGCCAGACCGAAAAGAGCGAGGGCAAGTAA
- a CDS encoding Bug family tripartite tricarboxylate transporter substrate binding protein encodes MALFNMTRRMALGLGVLAALSAGAAQAEGFPERAVTLVVPFAAGGSTDVVARIIAEKMSEDLGQQVIVQNVAGAGGNLGAGNVARAEPDGYTILMGTVATHALNPLILKSTPYDPQKDFAPVSLLVIVPNVLVVNPELPAKNVQELIALLKAEPDKWSYASSGNGTPLHLSGELFNSMAGVKMQHIPYKGAGPALTDLLGNQVSIMFDNLPSSSSHIKSGKLRALAVTTEKRAPSFPDIPTIAESGVPGYETYTWNALFAPANTPADVVAKLNTSANKAMKDPAVAERMKDFSATIVGSTPEELGAHVKAELAKWGPIVKGANIQME; translated from the coding sequence ATGGCACTTTTCAATATGACCCGCCGCATGGCACTCGGCCTCGGCGTGCTTGCGGCCTTGAGCGCCGGAGCCGCGCAGGCCGAAGGGTTTCCGGAGCGCGCAGTTACGCTAGTCGTTCCCTTTGCCGCCGGCGGATCGACCGATGTCGTGGCGCGCATCATCGCCGAGAAGATGTCGGAAGACCTTGGTCAGCAGGTGATCGTTCAGAATGTTGCCGGTGCAGGCGGCAATCTGGGGGCGGGCAACGTTGCGCGCGCAGAACCGGACGGCTACACGATCCTGATGGGAACGGTCGCGACGCACGCGCTGAACCCGCTGATCCTTAAATCCACGCCTTACGATCCGCAAAAGGATTTCGCGCCGGTTTCACTGCTTGTCATCGTGCCGAACGTGCTCGTCGTCAATCCGGAGCTGCCTGCAAAGAACGTACAGGAACTGATCGCGCTTTTGAAGGCCGAGCCGGACAAATGGAGCTATGCTTCCTCCGGCAACGGCACGCCGCTTCATCTCTCCGGCGAATTGTTCAACTCGATGGCCGGGGTCAAGATGCAGCACATCCCGTACAAGGGTGCAGGCCCGGCGCTGACCGATCTGCTGGGCAATCAGGTGTCGATCATGTTCGATAACCTGCCGTCGTCGTCCAGCCACATTAAATCCGGCAAGCTGCGAGCGCTGGCGGTCACGACGGAAAAGCGCGCTCCATCCTTCCCCGATATTCCGACCATCGCTGAGTCCGGCGTTCCAGGTTACGAGACCTATACCTGGAACGCTCTCTTCGCGCCGGCCAATACACCCGCGGATGTTGTGGCAAAGCTCAACACCTCCGCCAACAAGGCTATGAAGGACCCGGCCGTCGCCGAGCGCATGAAAGACTTCAGCGCCACGATCGTCGGCTCCACGCCGGAGGAACTCGGCGCACATGTAAAGGCGGAACTGGCCAAATGGGGACCCATCGTCAAGGGTGCGAATATCCAGATGGAATAG
- a CDS encoding thiamine phosphate synthase gives MTGPENRCRLVLIVPDIADADEQAKIVADALKGGDVASVIVPQYGLDTGAFQKHAEKLVPIIQDAGAAALIAGDSRIAGRSKADGLHLTGSAAEIAEAIDKHAGKLIIGGGKASDRHTALEIGEARPDYIFFGKLDGDIKPEAHPKNVALAEWWASMIEIPCIVMGGTDPASALVVAESGAEFVALRLAVFGEPGLAPSVVAQVNALLDEKAPRFED, from the coding sequence ATGACCGGACCGGAAAACCGCTGCCGCCTTGTCCTGATCGTCCCGGACATCGCTGATGCCGACGAGCAGGCAAAGATTGTCGCCGACGCGCTCAAGGGCGGCGATGTTGCCTCGGTGATCGTGCCGCAATACGGACTCGATACCGGCGCGTTTCAAAAACATGCCGAGAAACTGGTTCCGATCATCCAAGATGCAGGGGCAGCGGCGCTGATTGCGGGCGACAGCCGCATCGCCGGACGCTCGAAGGCCGACGGCTTGCATTTGACGGGCTCAGCCGCCGAAATCGCCGAGGCGATCGACAAACATGCCGGCAAGCTGATCATCGGCGGCGGTAAAGCGAGCGACCGCCACACGGCTTTGGAGATCGGCGAGGCGCGGCCGGACTATATTTTCTTCGGCAAACTCGACGGCGATATCAAGCCCGAAGCGCATCCGAAGAACGTGGCGCTCGCCGAATGGTGGGCCTCGATGATCGAAATTCCCTGCATCGTCATGGGCGGGACCGACCCGGCATCTGCCCTTGTCGTCGCCGAGTCCGGTGCCGAGTTCGTGGCATTGCGCCTGGCGGTGTTTGGCGAGCCGGGTCTTGCCCCGTCGGTTGTCGCGCAGGTCAACGCGCTTCTTGACGAAAAAGCGCCACGGTTTGAGGATTGA
- a CDS encoding inositol monophosphatase family protein, translated as MARSALLNVMVQAAVKAGKSLGRDFGEVQNLQVSVKGPGDFVSNADRKAEKIVRDELLKARPTYGFLGEESEEIKGTDGAHRWIVDPLDGTTNFLHGIPTFAVSIALERNGEIVAGVVFNPAMDELYTAERGGGAFLNDRRLRVGARRVLSDCVIGCGVPHLGRGNHGKFLVELRHVMGEVAGIRRMGAASLDLAYVAAGRFDGFWEMALSPWDMAAGILLIREAGGYATDWNGGSDILDGGAIVAGNEYIHKALLETIKRPIPAK; from the coding sequence ATGGCCCGTTCTGCTCTCCTCAATGTCATGGTTCAGGCTGCCGTAAAGGCGGGAAAGTCGCTGGGGCGTGATTTCGGGGAAGTACAGAACCTCCAGGTTTCGGTGAAGGGGCCGGGCGATTTCGTATCCAATGCTGACCGGAAGGCTGAAAAGATCGTCAGGGACGAGCTCTTGAAGGCGCGCCCGACTTATGGGTTCCTTGGCGAGGAGAGCGAAGAGATCAAGGGCACGGACGGCGCGCACCGCTGGATCGTCGATCCGCTCGACGGTACGACCAACTTCCTGCACGGCATTCCGACATTCGCCGTGTCGATCGCGCTTGAGCGCAATGGCGAAATCGTTGCGGGCGTCGTCTTCAATCCGGCGATGGACGAGCTCTATACCGCCGAGCGCGGCGGCGGCGCCTTCTTGAACGACCGCAGGCTGCGCGTCGGTGCGCGCCGCGTTCTTTCGGATTGCGTCATCGGCTGCGGCGTGCCCCATCTCGGCCGTGGCAATCACGGCAAGTTCCTCGTCGAGCTTCGTCATGTGATGGGCGAAGTGGCCGGCATCCGCCGCATGGGCGCTGCCTCGCTCGATCTCGCTTATGTTGCCGCTGGCCGCTTCGACGGCTTTTGGGAAATGGCATTGTCGCCATGGGACATGGCAGCCGGCATCCTGCTTATCCGCGAAGCCGGCGGCTATGCGACCGATTGGAACGGCGGCTCGGATATCCTCGATGGCGGCGCGATCGTCGCCGGCAACGAATATATTCACAAGGCGCTGTTGGAGACCATCAAGCGCCCCATCCCTGCGAAGTGA
- a CDS encoding ArsR/SmtB family transcription factor, which produces MSTTDPFAAISDPNRRFLLEQLRRAPKTVNELAESLPISRPAVSQHLKALLDSNLVSVTSEGTRRIYAVNNRGFDRLNLWLDQFWA; this is translated from the coding sequence ATGTCGACCACCGACCCTTTCGCCGCGATATCAGATCCGAACCGGCGGTTCTTGCTGGAGCAGTTGCGGCGCGCGCCGAAAACGGTCAACGAGCTCGCCGAAAGCCTGCCCATCAGCCGGCCGGCGGTCTCGCAGCACCTGAAGGCGTTGCTCGACAGCAACCTCGTGTCGGTGACCAGTGAAGGCACGAGGCGCATCTATGCGGTCAACAACCGTGGCTTCGACAGGCTCAATCTGTGGCTTGATCAATTCTGGGCGTGA
- the rpmE gene encoding 50S ribosomal protein L31 has protein sequence MKADIHPDYHVIKVVMTDGTEYETRSTWGSEGAVMNLEIDSKSHPAWTGGNQQLMDRGGRVSKFNKRFGGLGL, from the coding sequence ATGAAGGCTGATATCCATCCCGACTACCACGTCATCAAGGTAGTGATGACCGACGGCACCGAATACGAAACCCGCTCGACCTGGGGTTCGGAAGGCGCTGTCATGAACCTCGAAATCGATTCCAAGTCCCACCCGGCTTGGACCGGCGGCAACCAGCAGCTCATGGACCGCGGCGGCCGCGTGTCCAAGTTCAACAAGCGCTTCGGTGGCCTCGGCCTCTAA
- a CDS encoding YdcH family protein, whose translation MTVQAHLESLEKKHVALEEELHSLMTSPSRKDTDIADCKRRKLRIKDEIQRLKSSVH comes from the coding sequence ATGACTGTTCAAGCTCATCTTGAGTCACTCGAGAAAAAGCATGTAGCTCTTGAGGAGGAGTTGCATTCGCTGATGACATCTCCCTCCAGAAAAGACACCGACATTGCGGATTGCAAGCGCAGAAAGCTGCGCATCAAAGACGAAATCCAACGTCTGAAATCATCCGTTCACTAA
- a CDS encoding peptidoglycan -binding protein: MALARNRRRHGEMNYWPGFVDALSTLLIAIMFLLTVFVVGQFILSREISGRDEVLTRLNSQINELTQLLALEKGSKQDLEDSVANLQASLATAEGDRSRLQALLDAGSGGKDAAQQRIGGLTKELDEQKQLSDRALSQVEILNQQIAALRSQIAAVEAALQASEQKDQSSQAKIADLGRRLNVALAQRVQELNRYRSDFFGRLREILSDRENIRIVGDRFVFQSEVLFPSGSSDLNIEGTTEMTKLAAALLDLSREIPPEINWVLRVDGHTDSVALSGAGRFRDNWELSSARAISVVKYLISQGVPSDRLVAAGFGEFQPIAPGDTPEARATNRRIELKLTEK, encoded by the coding sequence ATGGCGCTCGCCAGAAACCGCCGCCGCCACGGCGAAATGAACTACTGGCCAGGTTTCGTCGACGCACTGTCGACGCTTTTGATCGCCATCATGTTCCTGCTGACGGTCTTCGTCGTCGGCCAGTTCATTCTGAGCCGCGAGATTTCCGGCCGCGACGAAGTGCTGACCCGCCTCAACAGCCAGATCAACGAACTGACGCAGCTGCTCGCGCTTGAGAAGGGCAGCAAGCAGGATCTCGAGGATTCCGTTGCCAACCTGCAGGCTTCTCTGGCGACTGCTGAAGGTGACCGCTCGAGGCTGCAGGCATTGCTCGATGCCGGTTCCGGCGGAAAGGATGCGGCACAACAGCGCATAGGCGGGCTGACGAAAGAACTCGACGAACAGAAGCAGCTCAGCGACCGGGCGCTCAGCCAGGTCGAAATTCTCAACCAGCAGATTGCGGCCCTGCGCAGCCAGATCGCGGCCGTCGAGGCGGCACTTCAGGCATCGGAGCAGAAGGACCAGAGCTCGCAGGCGAAGATCGCCGATCTGGGCCGGCGGCTGAACGTCGCGCTGGCGCAGCGGGTTCAAGAACTCAATCGCTACCGCTCCGACTTCTTCGGCCGCCTGCGCGAGATCCTGTCGGACCGCGAAAATATCCGCATCGTCGGCGACCGTTTCGTCTTCCAGTCAGAGGTTCTTTTCCCGTCCGGCAGTTCCGATCTAAACATTGAAGGCACGACGGAGATGACGAAACTTGCCGCTGCGCTGCTTGATCTTTCGAGGGAAATACCGCCGGAAATCAACTGGGTGCTACGGGTCGACGGCCATACCGACAGTGTGGCGCTTTCGGGGGCCGGCCGCTTTCGCGACAACTGGGAGCTTTCCTCGGCGCGTGCCATCTCCGTTGTCAAATACCTGATTTCGCAGGGCGTGCCTTCCGACCGCCTCGTTGCAGCAGGGTTTGGCGAATTCCAGCCGATCGCGCCCGGCGACACGCCGGAAGCGCGCGCCACCAACCGCCGCATCGAGCTCAAGCTGACCGAAAAATAG
- a CDS encoding YegP family protein: MYKFEVYKDKAGEFRFRFKASNGESMFSSEGYKAKASALSAIESIKKNSPGATVDDQTAATA; this comes from the coding sequence ATGTATAAATTTGAAGTGTATAAGGACAAGGCTGGCGAATTCCGTTTCCGCTTCAAGGCTTCGAACGGCGAATCGATGTTCAGCTCGGAGGGCTACAAGGCCAAGGCATCCGCGCTGAGCGCCATTGAATCCATCAAGAAGAATTCGCCAGGCGCAACGGTCGACGACCAGACCGCGGCCACGGCTTAA
- a CDS encoding ABC transporter transmembrane domain-containing protein, which produces MKAAPITRAYKLLISGIGAIGDDLANAVQTAEKKSRSLKPLARLAPYVKRYRGIVACALVSLTVAAVTSLTLPLAVRRMIDHGFTRADGTFINSYFAMLLVISVILAAASAFRYYFVITLGERIVSDLRRDVFAHVTRLSPSFFDVNQSGEIMSRLTADTTQIKSAVGATASVALRNLILCLGAMVMMIVTSPKLSSLVLGAIPLIVFPLVGFGRSVRKRSRAAQDTLAEASAFANETIAATRTVQAFNGEDAAASRYGSAVESAYEAARSAIRSRALLTGIAITLIFGSVVAVLWVGAHNVLTGTLSAGTLGQFLLYSVIAAGSLGALSEVWGELSQAAGAADRLSELLDEVPTIAAPEKPERLPVPARGRVEFSNVHFAYPSRPAKSALHGLSFNVTAGETVAIVGPSGAGKSTVFSLLLRFYDPQQGSVCIDGVDAREVTPGELRERMAIVPQDVTIFAASIHDNIAFSRPGATREAVRAAAIAAQADEFIARLDKGYDTEVGERGITLSGGQRQRIAIARAILKNAPTLLLDEATSALDAESETLVQKALDGLMHGRTTLVIAHRLATVLKADRILVMDQGRIVEEGTHQSLIRHGGIYAKLAKLQFDAGAEEFLATAK; this is translated from the coding sequence ATGAAGGCTGCCCCGATAACAAGGGCCTACAAGCTGCTGATCAGCGGTATTGGGGCGATTGGAGATGATTTGGCAAACGCAGTGCAGACAGCCGAAAAGAAGTCGCGTTCCTTAAAGCCGCTCGCAAGGCTGGCACCCTATGTGAAGCGTTACCGCGGCATCGTCGCATGCGCGCTGGTTTCGCTTACCGTTGCCGCCGTGACATCGCTCACGCTCCCGCTTGCCGTTCGCCGCATGATCGATCATGGCTTCACCCGGGCTGACGGCACCTTCATCAACAGCTACTTTGCCATGTTGTTGGTCATCTCCGTAATACTCGCGGCCGCAAGCGCCTTTCGCTACTATTTCGTCATCACCCTCGGCGAACGCATCGTCTCGGATCTGCGCCGGGATGTCTTTGCGCATGTCACACGGCTTTCTCCCTCCTTCTTCGATGTCAACCAGTCGGGCGAGATCATGTCGCGCCTGACGGCCGATACCACGCAGATCAAATCGGCTGTCGGTGCCACGGCCTCGGTGGCGCTTCGCAACCTGATCCTCTGTCTCGGCGCGATGGTCATGATGATCGTGACGTCGCCAAAGCTTTCAAGTCTTGTGCTCGGCGCAATCCCGCTGATCGTCTTCCCGCTCGTCGGCTTCGGGCGTTCCGTGCGCAAGCGCTCCCGTGCCGCGCAGGATACGCTCGCCGAAGCTTCCGCTTTCGCCAACGAGACGATTGCTGCCACGCGCACCGTCCAGGCCTTCAACGGCGAGGATGCGGCCGCAAGCCGCTACGGCTCTGCCGTCGAATCCGCCTATGAGGCAGCACGTTCGGCCATCCGCTCGCGCGCGCTTTTGACAGGCATTGCAATCACCTTGATCTTCGGCAGTGTCGTTGCCGTGCTTTGGGTTGGGGCGCACAATGTTCTGACGGGAACGCTGTCGGCCGGCACGCTCGGGCAGTTCCTGCTCTATTCGGTCATCGCCGCCGGCTCTCTCGGCGCTTTGTCGGAAGTCTGGGGAGAACTGTCGCAGGCTGCAGGCGCCGCCGACCGGCTGAGCGAGCTGCTGGACGAAGTTCCGACGATCGCAGCACCGGAAAAACCGGAGAGGCTACCGGTTCCGGCCCGTGGACGCGTCGAATTCTCGAACGTGCACTTCGCCTATCCCTCACGCCCCGCAAAGTCGGCGCTGCATGGCCTGAGCTTCAATGTGACGGCGGGTGAAACCGTCGCCATCGTCGGCCCGTCAGGCGCCGGCAAGAGCACGGTCTTTTCCCTGCTGCTCCGTTTCTACGATCCCCAGCAGGGCAGCGTCTGCATCGATGGTGTCGACGCGCGCGAAGTAACGCCCGGCGAACTGCGCGAACGCATGGCGATCGTGCCCCAGGACGTGACCATCTTTGCCGCTTCGATCCACGACAACATCGCCTTCAGCCGCCCCGGTGCGACGCGCGAGGCGGTGCGCGCCGCAGCGATTGCCGCCCAGGCCGATGAATTCATCGCAAGGTTGGACAAGGGCTACGACACCGAGGTCGGCGAGCGCGGGATCACGCTTTCCGGCGGCCAGCGCCAGCGTATCGCCATCGCCCGCGCGATCCTGAAGAACGCCCCGACCCTTCTGCTCGACGAAGCGACGTCAGCCCTTGATGCGGAAAGTGAAACACTGGTGCAGAAGGCGCTCGACGGCCTGATGCACGGCCGCACGACGCTCGTCATCGCCCATCGCCTTGCGACCGTCCTGAAAGCCGATCGCATCCTCGTCATGGATCAGGGCCGCATCGTCGAGGAAGGCACGCATCAAAGCCTGATCCGCCACGGCGGCATCTATGCCAAGCTGGCGAAGCTGCAGTTCGATGCAGGCGCGGAAGAGTTTCTGGCTACCGCTAAATAG
- a CDS encoding adenylate/guanylate cyclase domain-containing protein has translation MQPVSNPFPAVEDEEDGLWPVRRHKILDWLINETRNQRFIDNILVEMCERLRASGVPVARATMHFRTLHPQWLGARILWRPGLQEANITTFGYGVETTSQFLNSPMNEIFSGGQEVRQNLEKEVASYPLYGELQGEGLTDYVAWPMEHTLGKRHVITFSSDRPGGFEEDHLSFLKDLLPALTLVTEIRIKNILARTLLQTYVGPHASEQILAGATTRGSGATVGAAILICDLRDFTTISDLWPRDDVIELLNAYFDAMSEPIEKHGGEILKFMGDGLLAIFPLTNPDACRNLLRSIKEAQAAMTELNRFNAQRGHVELRYGVGVHVGDVMYGNIGSRKRLDFTVIGPAVNIASRLETLTKDIKRPVLLSKAFVEMAGCENDLESLGSYPLRGLDEPVDVYAFPRG, from the coding sequence ATGCAGCCGGTATCCAACCCATTTCCGGCAGTTGAGGACGAGGAGGACGGTCTTTGGCCGGTGCGCCGGCACAAGATCCTCGACTGGCTGATCAATGAAACGCGCAACCAGCGGTTCATCGACAATATACTCGTGGAGATGTGCGAGCGGCTGCGAGCTTCGGGCGTCCCCGTCGCCCGCGCGACGATGCATTTCCGGACGCTGCATCCTCAATGGCTCGGCGCGCGCATCCTCTGGCGTCCAGGCTTGCAGGAAGCAAACATCACCACCTTCGGCTATGGCGTCGAGACAACGTCGCAATTTTTGAACAGCCCGATGAACGAGATCTTCAGCGGCGGCCAAGAAGTGCGGCAGAATCTCGAGAAAGAAGTCGCTTCCTATCCGCTCTATGGCGAGTTGCAGGGCGAGGGGCTGACGGACTATGTGGCCTGGCCCATGGAGCACACACTCGGAAAACGTCACGTTATTACCTTCTCAAGCGACAGGCCGGGCGGCTTTGAGGAAGACCATCTGAGCTTCCTAAAGGATCTTTTGCCGGCGCTCACGCTTGTCACCGAGATCCGGATCAAGAACATTCTGGCCCGCACCTTGCTGCAGACCTATGTCGGGCCGCATGCCAGCGAGCAGATTCTTGCAGGCGCCACGACCCGCGGCAGCGGCGCAACGGTCGGCGCCGCGATCCTCATCTGCGACTTGCGCGACTTCACGACGATCTCCGACTTGTGGCCGCGCGACGATGTCATCGAACTGCTCAACGCCTATTTTGATGCCATGTCGGAGCCAATCGAAAAGCACGGCGGCGAAATCCTGAAATTCATGGGCGACGGCCTGCTGGCCATATTTCCACTGACCAATCCGGATGCCTGCCGCAATCTCCTGCGGTCGATCAAGGAAGCGCAAGCGGCAATGACCGAGCTCAATCGCTTCAACGCGCAGAGGGGACATGTGGAGCTGCGCTATGGCGTCGGCGTGCATGTGGGGGATGTCATGTACGGCAATATCGGTTCGCGCAAGCGGCTCGACTTCACCGTCATCGGTCCGGCCGTCAACATTGCATCGCGGCTGGAGACCCTGACCAAGGACATTAAGCGTCCTGTGCTGCTGTCCAAGGCCTTCGTCGAAATGGCAGGGTGCGAAAACGATCTGGAAAGCCTCGGATCCTATCCGCTGCGCGGCCTGGACGAGCCCGTGGATGTCTACGCGTTTCCTCGGGGGTAA
- a CDS encoding tetratricopeptide repeat protein: MPILSARLRRFVLSAAVFAAVLPCGASAQTVDNVVTRPLGSKAEPFKTNRPAEGAQPSTGLGVLDRMGAKLPDLPPEKDYKGPIDTAYGAYQRGYYLTAMQLALPRAQLGDPAAQTLIAEMQYAGLGVRRDLKSAAFWYGKAAEGGDAAAMFKYSLILMAGELVPRDKAKADDYMRRAADGGNPSAQFNWGQLLTTDHPGPEGLKLALPYYEKSAQQGIADAQYAVAQIYSVLADLPKQKKKLAREWLARAARAGYDTAQLDLGVWLVNGTNGPRDFVKGFQWMKLAANRGNVAAQNKLAHLYIGALGTKPDPVEAAKWYVLSRRAGLPDPELEDFYLGIEDTQQKQAIDRANRFRRLP; the protein is encoded by the coding sequence ATGCCGATCCTCTCCGCCCGTTTGCGCCGATTTGTCCTGTCTGCCGCCGTCTTCGCGGCCGTTTTGCCGTGTGGCGCTTCGGCCCAGACCGTCGACAACGTCGTGACACGTCCGCTTGGTTCAAAGGCCGAACCGTTCAAGACCAACCGGCCGGCGGAAGGAGCACAGCCCTCTACCGGTCTCGGCGTCTTGGACCGCATGGGCGCCAAGCTGCCCGACCTGCCGCCGGAGAAGGATTACAAAGGGCCTATCGATACGGCTTACGGCGCCTATCAGCGCGGTTACTACCTGACGGCAATGCAGCTGGCGCTACCGCGAGCCCAGCTTGGAGATCCGGCAGCACAGACGCTCATTGCCGAAATGCAGTATGCCGGGCTCGGCGTTCGCCGCGATCTGAAGAGTGCTGCGTTCTGGTACGGCAAGGCGGCCGAAGGCGGCGATGCGGCGGCGATGTTCAAATATTCGCTGATCCTGATGGCCGGAGAGCTCGTGCCGCGCGACAAGGCGAAGGCGGACGATTACATGCGCCGGGCAGCCGACGGCGGCAATCCTTCGGCGCAATTCAACTGGGGGCAGTTGCTGACGACCGATCATCCCGGCCCCGAAGGACTGAAGCTCGCGCTTCCCTACTATGAGAAATCCGCCCAGCAGGGTATTGCCGACGCCCAATATGCCGTGGCGCAAATCTATTCCGTGCTTGCCGATTTGCCGAAGCAGAAAAAGAAGCTGGCGCGCGAATGGCTCGCCCGCGCAGCGCGCGCCGGTTACGACACCGCTCAGCTCGATCTCGGCGTCTGGCTCGTCAATGGCACAAACGGACCGCGCGACTTCGTGAAGGGCTTTCAGTGGATGAAGCTTGCCGCCAATCGCGGCAACGTCGCGGCGCAGAACAAGCTCGCACATCTTTATATCGGTGCGCTCGGCACCAAGCCTGACCCCGTCGAAGCGGCGAAATGGTACGTGCTCTCGCGCCGGGCAGGCCTACCCGATCCTGAGCTTGAGGATTTCTACCTTGGCATCGAGGACACTCAGCAAAAGCAGGCGATCGACCGGGCGAACAGGTTCCGCCGCTTGCCCTGA
- a CDS encoding sulfite exporter TauE/SafE family protein, which yields MLPELSFFYAAVPAVLLVGLAKGGMGDALALIGVPILALVVSPVEAAAILLPILIFMDMISLVVWRKHGDWATLKIMLPGALFGIAVGWATSALVPGNVLRVVIGAVTVLFCARYFWNSFGPGSGKVVLPRGQSPLLASAWGTLSGYGSFVAHAGGAPFQIYALPLKLPPREFTGTSVRFFAILNAVKLVPYFALGQLDTKNLVTSATLLPFAPLATIAGAWCVKRMKPEIFYPFMYAMALIAALLIIHEGLGF from the coding sequence ATGCTGCCGGAACTGTCATTCTTTTATGCCGCGGTGCCTGCCGTGCTCCTCGTCGGTCTCGCCAAGGGCGGCATGGGCGACGCACTGGCCTTGATCGGCGTTCCTATTTTAGCCCTGGTTGTCTCGCCTGTCGAAGCGGCCGCCATCCTGCTGCCGATCCTGATCTTCATGGACATGATCTCGCTTGTCGTCTGGCGCAAGCACGGCGATTGGGCGACGCTGAAGATCATGTTGCCGGGCGCCCTCTTCGGCATCGCGGTCGGCTGGGCGACGTCGGCACTGGTGCCAGGCAATGTCTTGCGCGTGGTCATCGGCGCAGTCACCGTACTCTTCTGCGCCCGCTATTTCTGGAACAGTTTCGGCCCCGGTTCAGGAAAGGTCGTCCTGCCGCGCGGCCAGAGCCCCTTGCTGGCGAGCGCCTGGGGCACGCTTTCCGGCTATGGCAGTTTCGTCGCCCATGCCGGCGGCGCGCCGTTTCAGATCTACGCCCTGCCCTTGAAACTGCCGCCACGCGAATTCACCGGCACCAGCGTACGTTTTTTTGCAATCTTGAACGCGGTGAAACTCGTTCCCTATTTTGCGCTTGGCCAGCTTGATACCAAGAATCTCGTGACATCGGCGACATTGCTGCCTTTCGCGCCGCTTGCCACGATTGCTGGCGCCTGGTGCGTCAAGCGCATGAAGCCGGAGATCTTCTATCCGTTCATGTATGCAATGGCACTCATCGCAGCCCTTCTGATCATTCACGAAGGCCTTGGATTCTAA